The following coding sequences are from one Cryptococcus deuterogattii R265 chromosome 1, complete sequence window:
- a CDS encoding prenylated SNARE protein Ykt6p has protein sequence MKVFSISLLSVAQSAPPAATLLGTAQDLSSFSFYQRSSVGEFMTFFTKTVAERTPANQPSSVEENNYKAHVFVTSGRTPGGPGLAAVMITDLEYPLRPAFSLLTKILDEHTPLLASLPNQSAAPSFGSASANAFGGNPSQAAAGGLPPAQKGKLEGTLANYLTKYQDPKQADTIMKVQKELDETKVVLHKTIESVLERGEKLDNLVERSNALSAQSKMFYKTAKKQNSCCVVM, from the exons ATGAAGGTCTTCTCCATATCACTCCTCTCAGTCGCACAGTCAGCCCCGCCAGCAGCCACGCTCCTCGGCACCGCCCAGGACCTCAGCAGCTTCAGCTTCTACCAGCGAAGCAGCGTAGGCGAGTTCATGACGTTCTTCACAAAG ACCGTCGCCGAGCGAACCCCTGCGAACCAGCCGTCGTCCGTCGAAGAGAACAACTACAAAGCCCATGTCTTTGTCACTTCCGGTCGAACACCCGGCGGGCCAGGTCTTGCCG CGGTGATGATCACCGATCTGGAATACCCTCTCCGACCCGCATTCTCGCTCCTCACTAAAATCCTCGACGAGCATACCCCTCTCCTCGCCAGTCTCCCCAACCAGTCTGCAGCGCCTTCGTTCGGCTCCGCCTCGGCCAATGCGTTTGGCGGCAACCCTTCCCAGGCGGCTGCCGGTGGTCTGCCCCCAGCTCAAAAGGGGAAACTCGAAGGTACACTCGCAAACTATCTGACAAAGTACCAAGATCCCAAGCAGGCGGATACGATCATGAAAGTACAGAAAGAATTGGACGAGACCAAGGTCGTTTTG CACAAGACGATTGAATCTGTTCTTGAACGAGGTGAAAAACTTGACAATCTCGTGGAACGTTCAAACGCCCTCTCTGCGCAAAGCAAAATGTTCTACAAGACTGCCAAGAAG CAAAACTCTTGCTGTGTAGTGATGTAG